The following DNA comes from Enterocloster bolteae.
CATCCACAGAAGCCTGCTTGTCATCTGCCACCCGGGGCTGGCCGCAAAAATCAGCACAATGAAACAAGCCATAGCTATGGAACCCAGCATGAACCAGGGACGGTACCTGCCCCACCGGCTGTTGGTGCGGTCCGCCAGTGAACCGATGACCGGGTCGTTAAATGCGTCAAAAATCCTCACTACCAGCATCATGACGGATACCGTGGCAGCCGGAATCCCAATCGTATCCGTATAATAAATCATCAGATAGGTGCTGAGCCAGTAGTACATAAAGTTGTAACCGAAATCCCCCAAAGCGTAATACATTCTTTTCATAGGAGTCAGACGGAATGTGTTTAAATCTTCATTTGACTGATACCTATTATTCATCTTCTCCATCACTACTCCCCCTACTGGACGGTCGCGCCGCATACAAGCCGGATAGCCTCATTCCAATTCCCGATTTTTTCCTTCCGTTCTTCTTCCGCCATTTGCGGACTGTATAGGGTTCTGCCTTCCTCTGAAAACAGTTCGGATTGATTCAGGATACCAGCCCCTATACCGGCCATGTAGGCAGCACCCATCGCAGATAATTCCTCAATCCCAGCTACTGCTACATCTAATTTTGAAAGATCGCTTTGAAGCTGCATCAGATAGGAATTTCTCGTAGGCCCTCCGTCTACCCGGAGTTCCTTTATGCAGATACTGCTGTCCTTCTCCATCGCTTCCAACACTGCCTGGATCTGCAGGGCAATGCTTTCCAAGGCTGCCCTGACAATCTCATTTTTTCCTGTTGTGCGAGTCATCCCATAAATCACGGCTTTCGCCGTGTCACTCCAATAGGGCGCCGATAAGCCGGAAAAGGCCGGAATCAATACGGTCTTGTCCACAGGGTTGGCAGCCTTTGCAAACGCTTCGCTTTCAGCCGGAGAGCTGATTAGATGAAGCTCATCTTTCAGCCAGGTCATCACCGCGCCTGTATAGTTGATATTCCCTTCCAGCACATAATTCACCTGGCCGTCTAGCCCCCACGCAAGGGAAGTCACCAGGCCGTGGCTGCTGGACACACACTCCATCCCCGTATTCATCATGATGGAGGAGCCGGTTCCATAAGTAGTCTTAATCATGCCTGCGCTGTGACAGCCCTGACCGAATAAAGCCGCATGGGAATCCCCGGCCGCGCTGTGAATCGGAATCTCATGGTCAAAGTATCCGTCTAAATCCGTCATCCCGAATAAACTGTTACTGTCACATACCTGGGCCAGGGATTTTGCCGAAACCCCGAAAAGCTCGTATAACTCCTCATCCCAGGACAGGGTATGGATATTGAACAACTGAGTTCTTGAGGCATTGGAATAATCCGTCTTAAATGCCTTTCCCCGTGTCATCCTGTAAATCAGCCAGCTGTCTATGGTGCCCAGACACAGATCCTCCGGAGCCCTCTCTTTCGCTCCCTCTGTATTTGACAGCAGCCAGGCCATCTTGGCAGCCGGGAAAAATGGAGATAGCATGAGTCCTGTTTTATTTCTTATCAGATCCCCATAGGGGGCCAAGGCCTGAGATACCTCCTTGGCCCTGGAGCACTGCCATACAACCGCTCCATTTAAAGGAGTTCCGTCTCTGTCCCAGATTGCTGTGGTTTCCCTCTGGTTGCTGATTCCGATTACTTCAATCTCATTCTTTGAGATACCAGTCCGCTTCACCACGTCCTGTATCACCCTGCATGTGTTTTGGTATATTTCTTCTAAATCATGGGAAACCCAGCCCCGTTCATTCACAATCTGTCTGTGACTTTGATCCGCCCGGCTCCGTAATCTTCCCTTGTTATCTACAAGGATTGCTTTCGTTCCCTGTGTGCTCTGGTCTATCCCCAATATGTACCCCATCATTTACCCCTCTGTCAGTGTTTTTTTAACGGTTTCAGCAATTCCGGCTCCATCCATTCCGTAGTAGGCAAATAACTCCGTATTAGAGCCTGGTATCAGATGACCGTCAGGAAGGGCGATTTTCTTAACCTTAATCGGGTGTTTCTCCGCCGTCACGGCCGCTACCATACTGCCAAGTCCGCCATATACCGAATGTTCTTCCACCGTTATCAGGCATTTTACCCTACTGGCGTATTGTAAGACCGCTTCCTCGTCCAAAGGCTTTAAGCAGTACATATCCACGACTCCGACCCGGATACCGTCCTTTTCCAGAATCCTTGCAGCTTCCAGGGCATATGGCACCATCTCGCCGCAGGCAATGATCATGGCGTCCTCACCCTCTGACAGTACATGGGCCTTATCCAGTTCAAACTTCATCTGTTCCTCATATATATCTTCCGTGGCTGAACGGCTGACTCTGACATAAGCCGGCTTTTCATCCTGAAGCAACGCCTCAATCAGCTTACCCGTCTGGAACCGGTCGCTGGGCAGATAGACCCGCATATCCGGCAGTGCGCACATGGCGGCAATGTCCTGTAAAGAATGATGGCTCATTCCCAGGGCGCCATAGCTGATACCTCCGCTGATACCTACCAGGGTAACATTGGTATTGGAATATGCCACATCAATTTTCGCCTGTTCATAGCTTCTGGTCGATAAAAAACATGCTGGTGAAACAGCAAAAGCTTTCTTGCCGCAGGCCGCCAGCCCGGCAGATATGGATACCAGATTTTGTTCCGCTATGCCGACCTCCACGAACTGTTCCGGATAAGTTTTGGCAAAGGGCGTCATAGATGCGGAACCTCTGGAATCTGAACACAGTACAACAATGTCCCGGTCTGTTTTGGACGCTTCCAACAGTGTGTCGCATATTGCCTGTCTGTTCGTTATTTTATTCATTGCAATGCCTCCTTCAGTTCTTTTACCGCCTGTTCATACTGTTCCTCTGTCATCACTCCGTGGTGCCAGGAAATCTGGTTCTCCATAAAGGAAACACCCTTTCCCTTCACCGTACTGGCAATGACCGCCGTTGGCTTTCCCTTATAAGCCGCCGCCTGTTCATAGGCATTGACCAACTGGGCACAGTCATTTCCATCCAAAACCTCAATGACGTTCCAGCCAAAATCACGGAATTTGTCCGCCAAGCTGGCGCTGTCCATCACCTGGCCGGTGGTGCCGCTGATCTGAAGACGATTTAAGTCCACCGTGGCACAGAGATTGTCAAGCTTATAATGGCCTGCTGCCATCATGCCCTCGTAATTGGAACCCTCCGCCATCTCCCCATCTCCCAGCACCACATAAGTCCGGTAAGACTGATGGTTCATCCTGGCCGCCAGAGCCATACCAACGCCCACGGAAATCCCGTGGCCCAGGGAACCGGAATTCATCTCAACCCCGGGAACCTCCATGTTTGGGTGGCCGATAAACCGGCTCCCAAACTGGCTGAAGGTTTTGATTGTTTCTTCTTTATCGTAGAACCCTCTTTCTCCGAGGACACAATACAGCGCGTCTGCACAATGGCCTTTGCTCAAAAGAAAGCGGTCGCGGTCAGGATTCTCTCCCTTTTCCGGTGATACGTTCATTACCTTAAAATACAGGACAGTCAATATATCAGTTACACTTAAATCTCCTCCTACGTGCCCCGCCCTGGAATTATGTACCATCTCAATGATATCGCGGCGCAGTTCATAGGCTTTTCTTGTCAACGCATCCATCTTATATCCTCTCCTTCTATCAGCTCCTGATTATGGTTTCACAAATTTAATAGATTGTAAATCCACCATCCACAACAAGGTCCTCGCCAGTAATCATGTTAGACTCATTACAGGATAAGAACAGCACAGCCGCCGCAATCTCATCTGTCTCGGCAAAGCGGTGTGCCGGAATCTTCTCAATCATGTCGGTCTTAACCTTACCTTGCCATGCTTTTTCACCCATGTAGGTGTTCACTACGGTTGGAGCCACGCCGTTGACGTTGATACCATAATCCGCCCATTCCAATGCGCATACCTTAATCATGCCCACCACAGCCGCTTTGCTCATGGTATAACCCACATGCTTGTTAATTGCAATAAAATCAGCCTGGGAGGTAACACATACCATCTTTCCGCCCTTGCCCTGTTTAATCATCTGATTAGCAACCGCCTGGCATACCCGGAACACTCCAACCGCATTGATAGACATATGTTTTTCAATCGTAGCAATGGAGATATCCGATGCGCGGTAGAGATCCACGAATCCAGGCATGGCAGCGAGAATATTAATTTCTCCGAATGCCTCTAATACTGCCTTCATCATGGCGTCCACACTCTCCTGGCTGGTCACGTCACATTTTACGCCAATCACCTGTACTCCAAACTCCTCTGCAATCTTTGCTGCTACTTCCGGGCAGTTATCCTTACAGTCAACGATGGCTACCCTGGCTCCCTTTCTTGCATACATCTGGGCTGTGGCCTCTCCGATTCCACCTGCGCCTCCTACAACGATGGCTGCTTTTCCCGTTAAATCAAAATTTCCGTTTACCTTCTCATACTGAATCATCTTTACTACCTCCTAAATATTTTTTCTTTGTTTATCTATATTTAGATTCTACTTCTAAATATTTAGTTTGTAAATACTGAATATTTAACATTTTTAAAGTTATTTTTTTGTGCACGTTGACTAAACGCAGCGTTTGCGCCACACAAAACTAATTACTTTTATTGTATCCATCTCAAACCATCACAGTAAATTCATAAGTCAGAATAGTATTCAGTAATCGTTCACTAAATATTCTTATAAACGATTGACTTCTTCATTTAGTTCATCTATAATTTATAGTAGAAATTGATAAAGGAGATTCTATCTATGACTAATCGGGAAATCGCTCAGAAGCTTGGCATATCACCAGCCGCTCTGTCCCTAATTATCAACCATAAACCCGGCGTATCCGATTCAACCAGGGACAGGGTGCTCACAGAACTTCAGGAGATGGGCTGTGATAATTTAATAAAAAAAGCACCGGCTGTGCCAAGCAACAACCTGTGCTTCATTATTTATAAACGTCATGGGGAGGTTCTGGATCTTCATCCCTTTTTCCTCCTTTTAATGGAAAGCATAGAAACACGGGCCCGCTCCTACGGTTATAATATCCTTCTATGCAATCTTGATAAACGAAAATCCATGGAGCCCCAGCTCGCCCACTTAGAGGAACTGGACTGCCAGGGCGCCATCGTCTTTGCCACGGAAATGGAAGATGAAGACATGGAACTCCTTCAGGAGCTTCCAATTCCTATGGTTGCCCTGGACAATGACTTCTCCCGCCTTTCCTGCAACAGTGTTTCCATCAACAATCAGATGGGGACATTTCAAGCCGTGGAATACCTGGTGCGGATGGGACACCGGCGGATTGGCTATTTAAAAAGCCTGATCCGCATTAACAGTTTCAAGGAGCGCCAGAGCGGTTACGAGGATGCCCTTGCCCACTTTGGCCTTTCCTTCTCTGACGGCCATATCCTGGATGTCCATTATTCGGAAGAAGAAAGTTACCGGGATATCCGGCAGTTTTTTGACAGTCACCCCTCCTACGATATACCCGACGCATTTGTCTGTGACGATGACACCATGGCCAGCGGCGCCCTTCGCGCATTCTCGGAACATGGTTATAAAGTACCTGGGGATATCTCCATCATTGGTTTCAACGACCGGCCAAACTGTGAGGTCACTACGCCTCCGCTGACTTCCATCAATGTTTCTAAACAGGGCCTGGCAGGGGAGTCTGTGGACGAACTGATGCGAATGATTCAGAACCCGGACAAATCCACCCAGGAATTCCGCTCCAGGAAAATCCGCATTGGCACGAAACTCACGGTCAGAGAATCGGTGTCCCCTCCCTCAAAAAATGTATAATATCCAAAAGGAGCCTGTAATTTGACACCGCAGGGCTGTATCCATCACCGTATACTGCTGCAAGCTCGTTGCAATAACTGCAGGCTCTTTTTCTGAGATTTGTCATCCACACCGGATTCTTAACGACTTTTTTCTGGTTATTGATTTTACGATTGTAATTGCTGCCATACTTCTGGTACGGCCTCTTAGCCGGGTGCGTGGTGGGCAGGTTATCAAAATTCCCGTCAATGGTTTCCAGACTCTGGTTAATCAAGAGCTTATCGGCTTCCG
Coding sequences within:
- a CDS encoding FGGY-family carbohydrate kinase; its protein translation is MMGYILGIDQSTQGTKAILVDNKGRLRSRADQSHRQIVNERGWVSHDLEEIYQNTCRVIQDVVKRTGISKNEIEVIGISNQRETTAIWDRDGTPLNGAVVWQCSRAKEVSQALAPYGDLIRNKTGLMLSPFFPAAKMAWLLSNTEGAKERAPEDLCLGTIDSWLIYRMTRGKAFKTDYSNASRTQLFNIHTLSWDEELYELFGVSAKSLAQVCDSNSLFGMTDLDGYFDHEIPIHSAAGDSHAALFGQGCHSAGMIKTTYGTGSSIMMNTGMECVSSSHGLVTSLAWGLDGQVNYVLEGNINYTGAVMTWLKDELHLISSPAESEAFAKAANPVDKTVLIPAFSGLSAPYWSDTAKAVIYGMTRTTGKNEIVRAALESIALQIQAVLEAMEKDSSICIKELRVDGGPTRNSYLMQLQSDLSKLDVAVAGIEELSAMGAAYMAGIGAGILNQSELFSEEGRTLYSPQMAEEERKEKIGNWNEAIRLVCGATVQ
- a CDS encoding SDR family oxidoreductase; the encoded protein is MIQYEKVNGNFDLTGKAAIVVGGAGGIGEATAQMYARKGARVAIVDCKDNCPEVAAKIAEEFGVQVIGVKCDVTSQESVDAMMKAVLEAFGEINILAAMPGFVDLYRASDISIATIEKHMSINAVGVFRVCQAVANQMIKQGKGGKMVCVTSQADFIAINKHVGYTMSKAAVVGMIKVCALEWADYGINVNGVAPTVVNTYMGEKAWQGKVKTDMIEKIPAHRFAETDEIAAAVLFLSCNESNMITGEDLVVDGGFTIY
- a CDS encoding transketolase family protein — its product is MNKITNRQAICDTLLEASKTDRDIVVLCSDSRGSASMTPFAKTYPEQFVEVGIAEQNLVSISAGLAACGKKAFAVSPACFLSTRSYEQAKIDVAYSNTNVTLVGISGGISYGALGMSHHSLQDIAAMCALPDMRVYLPSDRFQTGKLIEALLQDEKPAYVRVSRSATEDIYEEQMKFELDKAHVLSEGEDAMIIACGEMVPYALEAARILEKDGIRVGVVDMYCLKPLDEEAVLQYASRVKCLITVEEHSVYGGLGSMVAAVTAEKHPIKVKKIALPDGHLIPGSNTELFAYYGMDGAGIAETVKKTLTEG
- a CDS encoding transketolase, producing MDALTRKAYELRRDIIEMVHNSRAGHVGGDLSVTDILTVLYFKVMNVSPEKGENPDRDRFLLSKGHCADALYCVLGERGFYDKEETIKTFSQFGSRFIGHPNMEVPGVEMNSGSLGHGISVGVGMALAARMNHQSYRTYVVLGDGEMAEGSNYEGMMAAGHYKLDNLCATVDLNRLQISGTTGQVMDSASLADKFRDFGWNVIEVLDGNDCAQLVNAYEQAAAYKGKPTAVIASTVKGKGVSFMENQISWHHGVMTEEQYEQAVKELKEALQ
- a CDS encoding LacI family DNA-binding transcriptional regulator; its protein translation is MTNREIAQKLGISPAALSLIINHKPGVSDSTRDRVLTELQEMGCDNLIKKAPAVPSNNLCFIIYKRHGEVLDLHPFFLLLMESIETRARSYGYNILLCNLDKRKSMEPQLAHLEELDCQGAIVFATEMEDEDMELLQELPIPMVALDNDFSRLSCNSVSINNQMGTFQAVEYLVRMGHRRIGYLKSLIRINSFKERQSGYEDALAHFGLSFSDGHILDVHYSEEESYRDIRQFFDSHPSYDIPDAFVCDDDTMASGALRAFSEHGYKVPGDISIIGFNDRPNCEVTTPPLTSINVSKQGLAGESVDELMRMIQNPDKSTQEFRSRKIRIGTKLTVRESVSPPSKNV